A part of Fusarium graminearum PH-1 chromosome 3, whole genome shotgun sequence genomic DNA contains:
- a CDS encoding SEC14 cytosolic factor has product MASNPKYDNYDFPAQGAEKQDGHAGYLTEDQTAKLEQFRMMLESEGCTDRLDTLTLLRFLRARKFDVEASKAMFLDTEKWRKETKLDETVPVWDYPEKAEINKYYTQFYHKTDKDGRPIYIETLGGIDLNAMYKITTAERMLTNLAVEYERVADPRLPACSRKAGHLLETCCTVMDLKGVSIGKVPQVYSYVKQASVISQNYYPERLGKLYMINAPWGFSTVWSIVKGWLDPVTVSKINILGSGYKGELLKQIPAENLPKAFGGECQCEGGCENSDAGPWHEAEFARPAWWEKKQDANVIENKGSEIEEPAKAPEAAPVAEGADATQTAPAPAPAAA; this is encoded by the exons ATGGCCTCGAACCCCAAGTACGATAACTATGATTTCCCTGCCCAGGGTGCTGAGAAGCAGGATGGTCACGCTGGTTACCTCACAGAGGACCAGACTGCCAAGCTTGAACAGTTCCGCATGATGCTCGAATCAGAGGGCTGCACCGACCGGTTGGACACATTGACTCTG CTTCGATTCCTCCGAGCGCGCAAGTTTGATGTCGAAGCCTCAAAAGCCAT GTTCTTGGATACCGAGAAATGGCGAAAGGAGACCAAGCTCGACGAGACTGTGCCTGTCTGGGACTACcctgagaaggctgagatCAACAAGTACTACACTCAGTTCTACCACAAGACCGACAAG GATGGCCGACCCATCTACATCGAGACTCTTGGCGGTATCGACCTGAACGCTATGTACAAGATCACCACCGCCGAGCGTATGCTTACCAACCTTGCTGTCGAGTACGAGCGCGTCGCCGATCCTCGTCTTCCCGCTTGCTCCCGCAAGGCCGGTCACCTCCTCGAGACATGCTGCACTGTCATGGACCTCAAGGGTGTCTCCATCGGCAAGGTTCCCCAGGTCTACTCCTACGTCAAGCAGGCTTCCGTCATCTCTCAGAACTACTACCCCGAGCGCCTTGGCAAGTTGTATATGATCAACGCCCCTTGGGGTTTCTCCACTGTCTGGAGCATCGTTAAGGGCTGGCTGGACCCCGTCACCgtttccaagatcaacattCTCGGATCCGGATATAAGGGTGAGCTTCTTAAGCAAATCCCTGCCGAGAACCTTCCCAAGGCCTTCGGCGGTGAGTGCCAGTGTGAGGGTGGCTGTGAGAACAGCGACGCTGGTCCTTGGCACGAGGCTGAGTTTGCCCGTCCTGCTTggtgggagaagaagcaggacGCCAATGTTATCGAGAACAAGGGCTCTGAGATTGAGGAGCCCGCAAAGGCCCCTGAGGCTGCTCCTGTTGCCGAGGGTGCTGACGCCACCCAGACAGCTCCTGCCCCtgcccctgctgctgcttaA
- a CDS encoding glutathione-dependent formaldehyde-activating enzyme, producing MSHNLHPSINKGITKGSSSFSGGKLRCKCSSNPVEVTLGGQVAHNHACGCSKCWKPEGALFSVVAVIPRDQVQVTANANKLTIIDESAAIQRNACRDCGVHMFGRIEKEHPFKGLDFVHVELSDEKGWQEPQFAAFVSSIIEQGFPAEKANEVRSQFKDLGLESYDALSPPLMDAIASWTAAKAKI from the coding sequence ATGTCTCACAACCTCCAccccagcatcaacaaggGCATCACCAAGGGCTCTTCCAGTTTCTCTGGTGGCAAGCTCCGATGCAAGTGCTCTTCCAACCCCGTTGAGGTCACCCTCGGCGGTCAAGTCGCTCACAACCACGCCTGCGGCTGCTCCAAATGCTGGAAGCCTGAGGGTGCTCTCTTCTCTGTCGTCGCCGTCATCCCCCGCGACCAGGTCCAGGTCACCGCCAACGCTAACAaactcaccatcatcgacgagAGCGCTGCCATTCAGCGAAACGCCTGCCGTGACTGTGGTGTCCACATGTTTGGTCgcatcgagaaggagcaccccttcaagggtcttgactTTGTCCACGTCGAGCTCTCTGACGAAAAGGGCTGGCAAGAGCCTCAGTTCGCTGCCTttgtctcttccatcatcgagcAGGGCTTCCCCGCCGAGAAGGCCAACGAGGTCCGCTCTCAGTTCAAggaccttggtcttgagtCCTACGATGCTCTGTCCCCTCCTTTGATGGACGCCATTGCCTCTTGGACCGCCGCCAAGGCTAAGATCTGA
- a CDS encoding 26S protease regulatory subunit 6B — MGDVAVENPANQVAPHKRAAHSAIPTIDNFEGVSTDGGDDYANLKKLQRQLEYIQLQEEYIKDEQRSLKRELVRAQEEIKRIQSVPLVIGQFMEAIDQNTGIVQSSTGSNYVVRILSTLDREKLKASSSVALHRHSNALVDILPPEADSSIAMLGTDEKPDVTYADVGGLDMQKQEIREAVELPLTHFDLYKQIGIDPPRGVLLYGPPGTGKTMLVKAVANSTTANFIRVVGSEFVQKYLGEGPRMVRDVFRMARENSPAIIFIDEIDAIATKRFDAQTGADREVQRILLELLNQMDGFDQTANVKVIMATNRADTLDPALLRPGRLDRKIEFPSLRDRRERRLIFSTIASKMSLAPEVDLDSLIVRNDPLSGAVIAAIMQEAGLRAVRKNRYNIIQTDLEDAYSSQVKGTGEENKFDFYK; from the exons ATGGGTGACGTCGCTGTCGAAAACCCAGCAAACCAAGTGGCGCCTCACAAGAGGGCCGCGCACTCAGCCATTCCCACCATTGACAACTTCGAGGGTGTGTCTACCGATGGGGGAGACGATTACGCGAACCTGAAGAAGCTTCAGAGGCAACTCGA GTACATTCAGTTGCAAGAAGAGTACATCAAAGATGAGCAAAG GAGTCTCAAGCGTGAGCTGGTgcgagctcaagaagagatcaagcGAATCCAAAGTGTCCCACTAGTGATCGGGCAGTTTATGGAGGCCATTGATCAAAA TACCGGTATAGTTCAGTCCAGCACTGGCAGTAACTATGTAGTCCGAATCCTTTCCACCCTAGACCgtgagaagctcaaggcttcATCCTCGGTCGCCCTCCACCGACATTCCAACGCCCTCGTCGACATCCTCCCTCCCGAGGCCGATTCCTCCATTGCCATGCTTGGCACAGACGAGAAGCCCGATGTGACATACGCCGATGTCGGTGGTCTGGACATGCAGAAACAGGAGATCCGTGAAGCTGTTGAATTGCCCTTGACACACTTCGACCTTTACAAGCAGATCGGTATCGACCCTCCTCGTGGTGTTCTTCTGTACGGTCCTCCCGGTACCGGCAAGACTATGCTAGTCAAGGCTGTCGCCAACTCGACCACTGCCAACTTCATCcgagttgttggttctgAGTTCGTCCAGAAATACCTGGGTGAGGGCCCCCGAATGGTCCGAGATGTTTTCCGTATGGCTCGCGAAAACTCccccgccatcatcttcatcgacgagatcgacgCCATCGCCACCAAACGATTCGATGCTCAAACTGGTGCCGACAGAGAAGTCCAGCGTATTCTGCTTGAGCTACTCAACCAGATGGATGGTTTCGACCAGACTGCTAACGTCAaggtcatcatggccaccaACCGAGCTGATACTCTGGACCCTGCCCTCCTCCGACCCGGACGTCTCGATCGAAAGATCGAATTCCCTTCGCTACGAGACCGACGTGAGCGCcgtctcatcttctccaccattGCCAGCAAGATGAGTCTGGCTCCCGAGGTTGACCTCGACTCTTTGATCGTCCGAAACGATCCTCTGTCCGGTGCGGTTATCGCTGCTATTATGCAGGAGGCAGGTCTACGTGCCGTCCGTAAAAACCGATACAACATCATTCAGACCGATCTCGAGGACGCCTACTCAAGCCAGGTCAAGGGAACGGGCGAAGAGAACAAGTTCGACTTCTACAAATAA